Proteins encoded together in one Procambarus clarkii isolate CNS0578487 chromosome 11, FALCON_Pclarkii_2.0, whole genome shotgun sequence window:
- the LOC138363655 gene encoding salivary glue protein Sgs-3-like, producing the protein MHPQEHSRHRPCTTGTQQTQTMHTPGTQQTQTTHPQEHSRHRPRTPRNTADTDHAPPGTQQTQTMHHRNTADTDHAHPRNTADTDHTPPGTQQTQTTHPQEHSRHRPCTPRNTADTDHTPPGTQQTQTTHPQEHSRHRPCTPRNTADTDHTPPGTQQTQTTHPRNTADTDYTPPGTQQTQTTHPKNTADTDTEQNVNSFRKAVILCFTLADSRQLLNSLV; encoded by the coding sequence ATGCACCCCCAGGAACACAGCAGACACAGACCATGCACCACAGGAACACAGCAGACACAGACCATGCACACCCCAGGAACACAGCAGACACagaccacacacccccaggaacacAGCAGACACAGACCACGCACCCCCAGGAACACAGCAGACACAGACCATGCACCCCCAGGAACACAGCAGACACAGACCATGCACCACAGGAACACAGCAGACACAGACCATGCACACCCCAGGAACACAGCAGACACagaccacacacccccaggaacacAGCAGACACAGACCACGCACCCCCAGGAACACAGCAGACATAGACCATGCACCCCCAGGAACACAGCAGACACagaccacacacccccaggaacacAGCAGACACAGACCACGCACCCCCAGGAACACAGCAGACATAGACCATGCACCCCCAGGAACACAGCAGACACagaccacacacccccaggaacacagcagacacaaaccacacaccccaggaacacagcagacacagactacacacccccaggaacacAGCAGACACAGACTACACACCCCAAGAACacagcagacacagacacagagcagAACGTAAACAGCTTTAGGAAAGCAGTCATTCTCTGCTTCACGCTCGCCGACTCTCGACAATTACTCAACAGTCTTGTTTAA